In Wenyingzhuangia fucanilytica, the following are encoded in one genomic region:
- a CDS encoding sulfatase family protein, which produces MKKLRIVFVACFALVNFLSIAQENKPNIVIIYTDDQGVGDVGALNPNAKFNTPNMDKIANEGIIFTDGHSSDAVCTPSRYSLLTGRYSWRTSLKKNVLHADGPCLIEKDRMTIASLLQENGYNTAMIGKWHLQMEFEGEKGKGRDWSKPFTDGPIEKGFDYYFGIAASMNYGILTYLENDKVLEAPSMYTKKKMDVTPRTYRMTPPYQQDNAKGYVEVAPSFNDELVLETLANRAVSYINDVDKEKPFFLYLPLTSPHLPHCTHPDFQGKSNCGNYGDFMQETDYRVGQVLDALKQNGLEENTLVIFSSDNGAESNYAYQRDTYQHYSCMDFKGGKRDIYEGGHRVPFLMRWPKVIKAGTKVDEPVCQTDYLATIAEIIDVALPDNAAEDSYSLLSVMKNPNKKLKRQLINHSFTGHFAIREGKWKLNMLRGSGGSLKPVIIEPKKGEALYELYDLENDPGETNNLYFKYPKVVKKLKSKISKIIANGRSTKGKPQPYVKGNWEQVSWMSLD; this is translated from the coding sequence ATGAAAAAATTAAGAATTGTATTTGTTGCTTGTTTTGCACTGGTTAATTTTTTGAGTATTGCTCAAGAAAATAAACCCAATATTGTAATAATATATACAGATGATCAAGGAGTTGGAGATGTAGGAGCTTTAAACCCTAATGCCAAGTTCAACACTCCTAATATGGATAAAATAGCTAATGAGGGAATTATATTTACTGATGGACACAGTAGTGATGCTGTTTGTACTCCCTCTAGATACAGTTTGTTAACAGGACGTTATAGCTGGAGAACCAGTCTAAAAAAGAATGTGTTGCATGCAGACGGGCCTTGTTTAATAGAAAAAGATAGAATGACTATTGCTTCTTTACTTCAAGAAAATGGTTACAATACAGCTATGATTGGTAAGTGGCATTTACAAATGGAGTTCGAAGGAGAAAAAGGAAAGGGTAGAGATTGGTCTAAGCCGTTTACTGATGGACCTATTGAAAAAGGGTTTGACTATTACTTTGGAATAGCAGCCTCTATGAATTATGGAATTTTAACATATTTAGAAAACGACAAAGTACTAGAAGCTCCATCAATGTACACTAAAAAGAAGATGGATGTTACGCCAAGAACTTATAGAATGACGCCTCCTTATCAACAAGATAATGCTAAAGGATATGTAGAGGTAGCTCCTTCTTTTAACGATGAATTGGTTTTAGAAACTTTAGCAAATAGAGCCGTAAGTTATATAAATGATGTAGATAAAGAAAAGCCATTTTTCTTATATCTGCCTTTAACCAGTCCTCATTTACCACATTGTACGCATCCAGATTTTCAAGGTAAAAGTAACTGTGGGAATTATGGAGATTTTATGCAAGAAACAGATTATCGTGTAGGTCAAGTGCTAGATGCTTTAAAACAAAATGGTTTAGAGGAGAATACTTTGGTTATTTTTTCTTCGGACAATGGAGCAGAGTCTAATTATGCATATCAAAGAGATACTTATCAACATTATAGTTGTATGGATTTTAAAGGTGGAAAACGTGATATTTATGAGGGAGGACACAGGGTTCCATTTTTAATGCGTTGGCCTAAAGTAATTAAAGCGGGTACTAAGGTAGATGAACCAGTTTGTCAGACTGATTATTTAGCAACAATTGCTGAAATTATTGATGTAGCGTTACCAGATAATGCTGCGGAAGATAGTTATAGCTTATTATCTGTAATGAAAAATCCTAATAAAAAATTAAAGAGACAGTTAATAAATCATTCTTTTACAGGTCATTTTGCTATTAGAGAAGGAAAGTGGAAGCTAAATATGCTTAGAGGTTCTGGTGGCTCATTAAAGCCTGTAATTATTGAGCCTAAAAAAGGCGAAGCTTTATATGAGTTATATGATTTAGAGAATGATCCAGGAGAAACCAATAACCTGTATTTTAAATATCCTAAAGTTGTAAAAAAATTAAAATCTAAAATAAGTAAAATCATTGCTAATGGTCGTTCTACAAAGGGAAAGCCACAGCCTTATGTTAAGGGGAACTGGGAGCAGGTTAGTTGGATGTCTTTAGACTAA
- a CDS encoding 3-keto-disaccharide hydrolase: MKFYNLILMFVCCVGFNFSIHAQYPENRMKSSSVKDDGFVDLFNGKNLDGWYLKLRNGDEELAKKVFAVEKNMIHVFNDSFPGEYKLNTGENDTHGLFYSKKSYSKYILRFQYKWGKRKANNFDKWQYDAGVYYHVTNDKVWPVGIEYQIRYDHINKRNHTGDLIRPEGVDYDWYCDKNEKTYLHPNQGGKLEQTKKEWLHFASPTTKYNAVNNQWNQCEIIVMGNQYAIHKLNGEVVNMAYNLNPGAGVFGFQSETAEIYYRNIKIKEFDEVIPAKVFLK; the protein is encoded by the coding sequence ATGAAGTTTTACAATTTGATATTGATGTTTGTATGCTGTGTTGGATTTAACTTTTCAATACATGCTCAATACCCAGAAAACAGAATGAAATCATCTAGTGTTAAAGATGATGGTTTTGTTGATCTTTTTAATGGTAAAAACTTAGATGGGTGGTATTTAAAGTTAAGAAATGGTGATGAGGAGTTAGCTAAAAAGGTTTTTGCTGTAGAAAAGAATATGATTCATGTTTTTAATGACAGCTTTCCTGGAGAGTACAAATTAAATACAGGTGAGAATGATACTCATGGTTTGTTTTATTCTAAAAAATCATATAGTAAATACATTCTTAGATTCCAATATAAATGGGGAAAGCGCAAGGCAAATAATTTTGACAAATGGCAGTATGATGCTGGGGTTTATTATCACGTAACAAACGATAAGGTATGGCCTGTTGGGATTGAATATCAAATAAGGTATGACCATATTAATAAAAGAAATCACACAGGAGATTTAATCAGACCAGAAGGTGTAGATTACGACTGGTATTGTGATAAAAATGAAAAGACTTATCTACATCCAAATCAAGGAGGTAAGTTGGAACAGACAAAAAAGGAATGGCTTCATTTTGCATCGCCTACTACAAAATACAATGCTGTAAATAATCAATGGAACCAGTGCGAAATAATAGTCATGGGAAATCAATACGCTATTCATAAATTAAATGGAGAAGTAGTAAATATGGCCTATAACTTAAACCCTGGGGCAGGTGTTTTTGGCTTTCAATCAGAAACGGCTGAAATTTATTATAGAAACATCAAAATCAAAGAGTTTGATGAGGTTATTCCTGCTAAAGTCTTTCTTAAGTAG
- a CDS encoding arylsulfatase has protein sequence MRKNILSILFFSVLLLNFHAATAQDKHKPNVIIVITDDQGKGDLACEGNPYIKTPNIDKFYNQAVRFTNYHVSTTCAPTRGSLMTGRHSNRINVFHTINGRSILFEDEVTLPQVFAQNGYTNAMFGKWHLGDNYPYRPEDRGFHEVVRLGGGGIGQGPDYWGNDYFDDTYWHNGKMEKYKGYCTDVFFSQAISFIEKNKDQPFFCYLSTNAPHSPYNLPEKYFDMYQGKEYKDLNSRLLRFYGMITNLDDNFKRLENKLQELKIADNTILIFTTDNGTSAGRSTYNAGLRGSKGSQYDGGHRVPMYIRWPNGQLTGGKDIDELVAHYDMLPTFVDLLGLDFNPVKKLDGKSLVPLLKNDEVAWENRILYMDTQREQNLIKYRKYTVMDNDWRLVDGKELYDINKDLGQQNNVIDQYPEVAARLSVGYENWWESFVDEGVNQRYAYIKVGSPKENPTRLSAHDMIVGKYSPAWHQDGARNASPAGGGKWKIEFVEDGEYTISLRRFPRESNLAINSTFPAQEKAVQYDKTSPASVKSDFKEAFLYVANISKTLAVEKGTQEVVFKGNIPAGKYDMEAQLIDESGRLHPAYYVYVEKK, from the coding sequence ATGAGAAAAAATATTTTATCTATATTGTTTTTTTCTGTTTTGTTGCTAAATTTTCATGCTGCTACAGCACAGGATAAGCATAAGCCTAATGTAATTATTGTCATTACCGATGATCAAGGAAAGGGAGATTTAGCTTGCGAAGGGAATCCTTATATTAAAACGCCAAATATTGATAAGTTTTATAATCAAGCGGTACGTTTTACAAATTACCATGTATCAACAACTTGTGCACCTACCAGAGGTTCTTTAATGACAGGTAGACACAGTAACCGTATCAATGTTTTTCATACCATAAACGGGAGATCTATCTTGTTTGAGGATGAGGTTACTTTACCTCAAGTTTTTGCGCAAAATGGATATACCAATGCTATGTTCGGAAAATGGCATTTAGGAGATAACTATCCCTATAGGCCAGAAGATAGAGGTTTCCATGAAGTTGTAAGACTAGGAGGTGGAGGTATTGGTCAAGGTCCAGATTATTGGGGTAACGATTATTTTGATGATACTTATTGGCATAACGGAAAAATGGAGAAATACAAAGGATATTGTACGGATGTATTTTTCTCTCAAGCTATAAGTTTTATTGAAAAAAACAAGGATCAACCATTCTTTTGTTACTTATCTACAAATGCTCCACATTCACCATATAACCTTCCTGAAAAATACTTTGATATGTATCAAGGGAAAGAGTACAAAGATTTAAACTCTAGGTTGTTAAGGTTTTATGGGATGATTACAAATTTAGATGATAACTTTAAGAGGTTAGAAAATAAGTTGCAAGAGCTAAAAATAGCAGATAATACCATTTTAATTTTTACAACAGACAACGGAACCTCTGCAGGGCGTAGTACTTATAATGCAGGTTTAAGAGGTAGTAAGGGAAGTCAGTACGATGGAGGTCATCGTGTTCCTATGTATATAAGATGGCCAAATGGACAATTAACGGGAGGAAAAGACATAGATGAGCTAGTTGCTCATTATGATATGTTGCCAACTTTTGTTGATTTATTAGGGTTAGACTTTAACCCAGTAAAAAAACTTGATGGTAAGAGTTTGGTTCCTTTGTTAAAAAATGATGAGGTAGCATGGGAAAATAGAATTTTATACATGGATACTCAAAGAGAGCAAAACCTTATAAAATATAGAAAATATACCGTTATGGATAATGATTGGCGTTTGGTTGATGGTAAAGAACTTTATGATATTAATAAAGATTTAGGTCAACAAAACAATGTCATAGACCAATATCCAGAAGTAGCTGCTAGATTATCGGTAGGGTATGAAAATTGGTGGGAATCTTTTGTTGATGAGGGTGTTAATCAAAGATATGCATATATCAAAGTAGGTTCACCAAAAGAAAATCCAACCAGACTTTCTGCACATGACATGATTGTTGGTAAATACAGTCCGGCATGGCATCAGGATGGTGCTAGAAATGCTTCTCCTGCTGGTGGTGGAAAATGGAAAATTGAATTTGTAGAAGATGGTGAGTATACCATTAGTTTAAGAAGGTTTCCTAGAGAAAGCAATTTGGCTATTAATAGTACTTTTCCTGCGCAAGAAAAAGCCGTTCAATATGATAAAACATCACCTGCAAGTGTAAAGTCAGATTTTAAAGAAGCCTTTTTATATGTAGCCAATATTTCTAAAACTTTAGCCGTAGAAAAAGGAACTCAAGAAGTTGTCTTTAAAGGAAATATCCCTGCAGGTAAGTATGATATGGAAGCTCAATTAATTGATGAGTCAGGGAGATTACATCCTGCATATTATGTATATGTTGAAAAAAAATAA